The Odocoileus virginianus isolate 20LAN1187 ecotype Illinois chromosome 12, Ovbor_1.2, whole genome shotgun sequence genome has a segment encoding these proteins:
- the SERPIND1 gene encoding heparin cofactor 2 isoform X2 translates to MWCPLRLLLLALLLASTYGTLSPRGRRDDGGGKSESLEPRWGRLKSGNASRPLPPTAFHEENTVTNEWISDGEEEEDYLDLDRILGEDDDYSDVVDAAPPPRPGAGTGSVLPLFPGKSRVQRLNLLNAQFAFDLYRALAARAGAADNIFLAPVGVSAAMAMLSLGLAGDTHQQVHTALRFAEFVNASATYELGTVHNLFRKLTHRLFRRDFGYTLRSVSGLYVQKQLRVLDDFKAKVREYYFAEVRAADFSDPAFLAHTNRHVARLTKGLIRDALQDVDPATQMLLLNCLYFKGSWVNKFPVEMTHNHNFRLNEREVVKVPMMQTKGAFLAASDQELDCDVLRLEYVGGISMLVVVPHKLSGMKTLESQLTPQVVERWQRSMTNRTREVLLPKFKLEKDYNLVEALRALGVMALFDKNSNTTGITDQRIVIDLFKHQGTITVNEEGTQAAAVTAVGFMPLSTQVRFSVDRPFLFLVYEHRTSCLLFLGRVANPARS, encoded by the exons ATGTGGTGCCCACTGCGCCTGCTCCTGCTGGCCCTCCTCCTGGCATCCACGTACGGGACCCTCAGCCCGCGGGGGCGGCGTGATGACGGTGGGGGCAAGTCCGAGTCCTTGGAGCCCCGCTGGGGGCGGCTGAAGAGCGGCAACGCGAGCAGGCCCCTGCCACCCACCGCCTTCCACGAGGAGAACACCGTCACCAACGAGTGGATCTCggacggggaggaggaggaggactacCTGGACCTGGACAGGATCCTCGGGGAGGACGACGACTACAGCGACGTCGTGGACGCGGCCCCCCCGCCACGCCCCGGGGCGGGCACCGGCAGCGTGCTCCCGCTCTTCCCCGGCAAGAGCCGCGTGCAGCGGCTCAACCTCCTCAACGCGCAGTTCGCTTTCGACCTGTACCGGGCACTGGCGGCGCGGGCCGGCGCGGCCGACAACATCTTCCTGGCGCCTGTGGGCGTGTCCGCGGCCATGGCCATGCTCTCCCTGGGCCTGGCGGGCGACACGCACCAGCAGGTGCACACGGCCCTGCGCTTCGCCGAGTTCGTCAACGCCAGCGCCACCTACGAGCTGGGCACGGTCCACAACCTGTTCCGGAAGCTGACCCACCGCCTCTTCCGCAGGGACTTCGGGTACACGCTGCGCTCCGTCAGCGGCCTCTATGTGCAGAAGCAGCTCCGGGTCCTGGACGACTTCAAGGCCAAGGTCCGGGAGTACTACTTTGCCGAGGTCCGGGCAGCCGACTTCTCTGACCCGGCCTTTCTCGCCCACACGAACCGGCACGTGGCCCGGCTCACCAAGGGCCTCATACGAGACGCGCTGCAGGACGTGGACCCCGCAACCCAGATGCTGCTCCTCAACTGCCTCTACTTCAAAG GGTCCTGGGTGAACAAATTTCCGGTGGAAATGACACACAACCACAACTTCCGGCTGAACGAGCGGGAGGTGGTCAAGGTCCCCATGATGCAGACCAAGGGCGCCTTCCTGGCGGCCAGTGACCAGGAGCTGGACTGCGACGTGCTGCGGCTGGAGTACGTGGGGGGCATCAGCATGCTGGTGGTGGTCCCACATAAGCTGTCCGGCATGAAGACCCTGGAGAGCCAGCTGACGCCCCAGGTGGTGGAGCGGTGGCAGAGGAGTATGACAAACAG GACGCGGGAGGTGCTCCTGCCCAAGTTCAAGCTGGAGAAGGACTACAACCTGGTGGAGGCCCTGCGGGCCCTGGGGGTCATGGCACTCTTCGACAAGAACAGCAACACCACAGGGATCACGGACCAGAGGATCGTCATCGACCTG TTCAAGCACCAAGGCACCATCACGGTGAACGAGGAGGGCACACAGGCCGCGGCCGTGACCGCCGTGGGGTTCATGCCGCTGTCCACCCAAGTCCGCTTCAGCGTTGACCGGCCTTTCCTGTTTCTCGTCTATGAGCACCGCACCAGCTGCCTGCTCTTCCTGGGCCGGGTCGCCAACCCCGCCAGGTCTTAG
- the SERPIND1 gene encoding heparin cofactor 2 isoform X1, producing MARRQGDVPSRCRAFIHRNSSSSGMWCPLRLLLLALLLASTYGTLSPRGRRDDGGGKSESLEPRWGRLKSGNASRPLPPTAFHEENTVTNEWISDGEEEEDYLDLDRILGEDDDYSDVVDAAPPPRPGAGTGSVLPLFPGKSRVQRLNLLNAQFAFDLYRALAARAGAADNIFLAPVGVSAAMAMLSLGLAGDTHQQVHTALRFAEFVNASATYELGTVHNLFRKLTHRLFRRDFGYTLRSVSGLYVQKQLRVLDDFKAKVREYYFAEVRAADFSDPAFLAHTNRHVARLTKGLIRDALQDVDPATQMLLLNCLYFKGSWVNKFPVEMTHNHNFRLNEREVVKVPMMQTKGAFLAASDQELDCDVLRLEYVGGISMLVVVPHKLSGMKTLESQLTPQVVERWQRSMTNRTREVLLPKFKLEKDYNLVEALRALGVMALFDKNSNTTGITDQRIVIDLFKHQGTITVNEEGTQAAAVTAVGFMPLSTQVRFSVDRPFLFLVYEHRTSCLLFLGRVANPARS from the exons ATGGCAAGACGACAAGGAGATGTACCTTCCAGATGCCGAGCTTTCATCCACAGAAA CTCCAGCTCCTCCGGGATGTGGTGCCCACTGCGCCTGCTCCTGCTGGCCCTCCTCCTGGCATCCACGTACGGGACCCTCAGCCCGCGGGGGCGGCGTGATGACGGTGGGGGCAAGTCCGAGTCCTTGGAGCCCCGCTGGGGGCGGCTGAAGAGCGGCAACGCGAGCAGGCCCCTGCCACCCACCGCCTTCCACGAGGAGAACACCGTCACCAACGAGTGGATCTCggacggggaggaggaggaggactacCTGGACCTGGACAGGATCCTCGGGGAGGACGACGACTACAGCGACGTCGTGGACGCGGCCCCCCCGCCACGCCCCGGGGCGGGCACCGGCAGCGTGCTCCCGCTCTTCCCCGGCAAGAGCCGCGTGCAGCGGCTCAACCTCCTCAACGCGCAGTTCGCTTTCGACCTGTACCGGGCACTGGCGGCGCGGGCCGGCGCGGCCGACAACATCTTCCTGGCGCCTGTGGGCGTGTCCGCGGCCATGGCCATGCTCTCCCTGGGCCTGGCGGGCGACACGCACCAGCAGGTGCACACGGCCCTGCGCTTCGCCGAGTTCGTCAACGCCAGCGCCACCTACGAGCTGGGCACGGTCCACAACCTGTTCCGGAAGCTGACCCACCGCCTCTTCCGCAGGGACTTCGGGTACACGCTGCGCTCCGTCAGCGGCCTCTATGTGCAGAAGCAGCTCCGGGTCCTGGACGACTTCAAGGCCAAGGTCCGGGAGTACTACTTTGCCGAGGTCCGGGCAGCCGACTTCTCTGACCCGGCCTTTCTCGCCCACACGAACCGGCACGTGGCCCGGCTCACCAAGGGCCTCATACGAGACGCGCTGCAGGACGTGGACCCCGCAACCCAGATGCTGCTCCTCAACTGCCTCTACTTCAAAG GGTCCTGGGTGAACAAATTTCCGGTGGAAATGACACACAACCACAACTTCCGGCTGAACGAGCGGGAGGTGGTCAAGGTCCCCATGATGCAGACCAAGGGCGCCTTCCTGGCGGCCAGTGACCAGGAGCTGGACTGCGACGTGCTGCGGCTGGAGTACGTGGGGGGCATCAGCATGCTGGTGGTGGTCCCACATAAGCTGTCCGGCATGAAGACCCTGGAGAGCCAGCTGACGCCCCAGGTGGTGGAGCGGTGGCAGAGGAGTATGACAAACAG GACGCGGGAGGTGCTCCTGCCCAAGTTCAAGCTGGAGAAGGACTACAACCTGGTGGAGGCCCTGCGGGCCCTGGGGGTCATGGCACTCTTCGACAAGAACAGCAACACCACAGGGATCACGGACCAGAGGATCGTCATCGACCTG TTCAAGCACCAAGGCACCATCACGGTGAACGAGGAGGGCACACAGGCCGCGGCCGTGACCGCCGTGGGGTTCATGCCGCTGTCCACCCAAGTCCGCTTCAGCGTTGACCGGCCTTTCCTGTTTCTCGTCTATGAGCACCGCACCAGCTGCCTGCTCTTCCTGGGCCGGGTCGCCAACCCCGCCAGGTCTTAG